AGCAGTAACAAGTACATCATTCTTTGCTAAATTCATCATTTCTGTTGCAACATCTGCATCAACTAAAGAACTATCTGCTGCCTCTAACCTTATAGAGATTTCCTCTAAATCATTATAACAACTCTCAAATCTATTTGATACCCCTCCAAGTTTTCCTCTATGTAAGCTTAATTTATTTATAGATTCATCTATTATAGATAATGACTTTTCCATATCATTTACATCTACATCTTGCAAATTCATATCAGAGTTTTCTCCTGAGGGAAATGCATCTAAATTCATATTAATTACAGGAATCTCAATAAACTCTCCTGAATTAGCTCCTGAAGGTACTTTTAATGATTTTTCCAAATCACCATTAATTATATTCACATTATTCATACTTGTATTATTCACAAGATCATTAATACCTTTTTTCAACTGTTCAATCTCTTTTGATATCATCTCTTTTTCATCATCTGTCTTTGTTCCGTCGCATTGAATAGTTAGCTCTCTCATTCTTTGAAGGCAATTTGAGACTTCATCTAATCCACCTTCAGTTGTTTGTATTAATGAAACACTATCCTGTGCATTTCTAGATGCCATTTGAAGGCTTCTTATTTTCATCTTTATGCTTTCAGATTTAGATAAAGCACTAGGGTCATCTTTAGCTGCACTTACTTTTAATCCCGTGGAAATATTGCTTATACTATTAGATTGAGCTGTTAGACTTTTTTTATATGTCCTATAAGTGCTTAACGATGCCATATTATGCATTAATCTCATTTAATCCCCTCCATTTACAATGTATTTATAATCTATTTCATAATTCCACTCTAAATTAATATATATATTAATATTCGATTTCTTATTTTTTTTCTTTAGTATATTTATAAAACAAAAAGGAGTTGTCAAAAATCAAATTTTCATTTGATGACAAACTCCAGCTATAATTTATTTATTTTTCTTAACAGTTTGTAATGAAGTCTTAATATTGCTTGTTCCTTCTAAAACTTCATATTCAAGAACGTCTCCTAAAAGGTTATAGTCACTATTTTCAAAAGCTTCTATAGCCAATTTTAATTTTTCATTTACATCTTCTATATCTACCTTACTAGTTTGTAAATCTTTAGTTCCTGCTGCAACATCTATAACCCATTGTATTGCATCTAATATCTCTAATAAAAGTTTAGAACCATCTGCTATTTTATCGCTTCTAAAAAGTTCTGCACCATTTGATATAGCCTTTTCTAGCTTATCACAATATTCAATAGCTTTATCTACTACTTCTACTAATTCCTTGTTATCCATAATAATATCCTCCTAAGCTTCTATACTATAGTATTTAAATACCTTATCTAATGCTTTAATTACTGATATCACATCATCTCTATTCATTGATACATGTAATGGTAACGTAATTATTCTTTCATAAAATTCTTCACATACTGGGCAAATTCCTCTTTTATATCCTAACTTTCTATAGTAAGGATGAAAATAAACAGGAATATAGTGAACATTTACTCCTATATTCTCTTTAATAAGTGCACTAAATATTTCTCTTCTCGTACAATTAAGTTTTTCTAAGTTCAATTTTATTACATATATATGTTCAGAGTTAAATCCATCTTCAGTATCCTCTAATAAAGTTACATACTGATTACCTTTTAACATACTTGAATACAATGTAGCTAACTCTTTTCTCTTTTCAATAAAAGAATCTAATTTTTTAATTTGTGAAGCTCCCAGTGCTGCATTTATATCTGGCATTCTATAATTATAACCTAAATCAATTTGTTCATAATACCAAGGATCATCTTTGTTTTCCATTATATCAACATTTCTTGTTATTCCATGTGATCTTACTTCTATAAGTTTTCTATAAAGTTCCTTATCATTAGTAGTTATTGCTCCTCCTTCACCTGTAGTAATATGCTTTACAGGATGAAAAGAAAATATCGTCATATTTGCATTATTACCAACATAACTATCTTTATACTTAGCACCTATTGCATGAGCAGCATCTTCAATAACAATTAAATTGTGCTTTTTTGCAATATCCATTATTTTATCTATTTTTACTGGATTTCCTCTATAGGATACAGCAATTATTGCTTTAGTCTTATATGTTATCTTCTCTTCAATTTTGCTAACATCAATATTTCCTGTGTTTTCTTCAATATCAACAAATACTGGTGTAGCTCCCACATATAATATACAATTAGCTGAAGCAGCAAAAGTCATCGGTGTCACTAATACTTCATCACCTTTTTCTAATCCTGCTGCTAATGTAGCACAATGAAGTGCTGACGTACCACTTGTAACAGCCACAGCATATTTTGACCCTACTTTATTTGCTATAGCCTTTTCAAATTCTCTAACATAGGGTCCTGTAGTTAAATAATCACCTTTTAAAACTTCAACAACTTTTGAAATATCTTCATCATCAATATATTGCCTACCATATTGTAAAAATTCTTTTCTTACTGGAGTTCCTCCATTTATTGCTAGCTTCTCTTCCACTTATCTCATACCTTTCAAAAATCTATATGTCTCTTCTATTCCTTCTTCAAGACTATATTTAGGTGACCATCCCATTATATTTTTAGCTTTTTCATAATTACATTTTAATTTCATTATTTCACTTTGCGGATGTATATGTTCTACATGATTGATATTAACTAAATTTTTTGAAACAATATTCGCCAATTCATTTATAGTAACATCTCTACCAGTACCAGCATTTATAATTTGTCCATTTGTATTATCATTATAACCCGCATTTACTACAAAATCTGCACAATCTTTTACATATAAAAGATCTCTTGTTTGCTCTCCACTACCATATATATTTATATCTTTTTTATCTATAACAGCATTAACAAAAATAGCTACAACGCCACCTTCTCCACCAGTCTTTTGAAATGGGCCATATGTATTAAAAGGTCTTATAACTGTTGTAGGTAGTTTA
Above is a genomic segment from Clostridium bornimense containing:
- a CDS encoding flagellin; protein product: MRLMHNMASLSTYRTYKKSLTAQSNSISNISTGLKVSAAKDDPSALSKSESIKMKIRSLQMASRNAQDSVSLIQTTEGGLDEVSNCLQRMRELTIQCDGTKTDDEKEMISKEIEQLKKGINDLVNNTSMNNVNIINGDLEKSLKVPSGANSGEFIEIPVINMNLDAFPSGENSDMNLQDVDVNDMEKSLSIIDESINKLSLHRGKLGGVSNRFESCYNDLEEISIRLEAADSSLVDADVATEMMNLAKNDVLVTAGISIMQQTNNFPQDVLRILQGI
- the pseC gene encoding UDP-4-amino-4,6-dideoxy-N-acetyl-beta-L-altrosamine transaminase, whose amino-acid sequence is MEEKLAINGGTPVRKEFLQYGRQYIDDEDISKVVEVLKGDYLTTGPYVREFEKAIANKVGSKYAVAVTSGTSALHCATLAAGLEKGDEVLVTPMTFAASANCILYVGATPVFVDIEENTGNIDVSKIEEKITYKTKAIIAVSYRGNPVKIDKIMDIAKKHNLIVIEDAAHAIGAKYKDSYVGNNANMTIFSFHPVKHITTGEGGAITTNDKELYRKLIEVRSHGITRNVDIMENKDDPWYYEQIDLGYNYRMPDINAALGASQIKKLDSFIEKRKELATLYSSMLKGNQYVTLLEDTEDGFNSEHIYVIKLNLEKLNCTRREIFSALIKENIGVNVHYIPVYFHPYYRKLGYKRGICPVCEEFYERIITLPLHVSMNRDDVISVIKALDKVFKYYSIEA